A stretch of the Halomonas sp. CH40 genome encodes the following:
- a CDS encoding symmetrical bis(5'-nucleosyl)-tetraphosphatase → MSTYVIGDLHGCHAEFVALLDKLAFNPAHDRLWLVGDLVNRGPGSLECLREARRLGSAVSCVLGNHDFHLLVVARGNGKLRKKDTLEAILDAPDREPLLDWLQQQSLSVRKDATLMAHAGILPQWSLAQAEMLGKEVQTALRSEHSGAFLAELFGDQPDRWQDDLEGMDRLRCIVNVFTRMRFISPQGYLDFAAKQGLDSAPEGYAPWFQYPREDNAHLLFGHWAALEGRTPGARIQVDALDTGCAWGGSLTALNLESGERIAVANHNVVRP, encoded by the coding sequence ATGAGCACTTATGTGATCGGCGATCTTCACGGCTGTCATGCTGAGTTTGTCGCCTTGCTGGACAAGCTTGCCTTCAACCCGGCGCATGACCGCCTGTGGCTGGTGGGGGATCTGGTCAATCGCGGCCCGGGTTCGCTGGAATGCCTGCGTGAAGCGCGCCGACTGGGGAGTGCTGTCAGCTGTGTGCTGGGCAATCATGATTTTCACTTGCTGGTGGTAGCGCGCGGCAACGGCAAGCTGCGCAAAAAGGATACTCTGGAGGCAATTCTCGATGCTCCGGACCGTGAGCCACTGCTGGACTGGCTGCAGCAGCAATCGCTAAGCGTCAGAAAAGACGCGACCCTGATGGCCCATGCCGGTATTCTGCCGCAGTGGTCACTTGCCCAGGCTGAGATGCTAGGTAAGGAAGTGCAAACGGCGCTACGCAGTGAGCATTCAGGCGCCTTTCTGGCTGAGCTGTTTGGCGATCAGCCTGACCGCTGGCAGGATGATCTGGAAGGCATGGATCGCCTGCGCTGCATTGTTAATGTGTTTACCCGAATGCGCTTTATCTCACCCCAGGGGTATCTGGATTTTGCTGCCAAGCAGGGCCTGGACAGCGCACCGGAAGGCTATGCCCCCTGGTTCCAGTACCCCCGTGAGGACAACGCCCACCTGCTGTTTGGCCACTGGGCAGCGCTGGAAGGGCGTACTCCTGGCGCACGTATCCAGGTGGATGCGCTGGACACCGGCTGCGCCTGGGGGGGCAGCCTGACGGCATTGAACCTGGAAAGCGGTGAACGTATCGCTGTGGCCAACCATAATGTTGTCCGGCCATGA
- the apaG gene encoding Co2+/Mg2+ efflux protein ApaG has product MSVLDIHVSVVSHYLAEESNAAQGRYVFSYRVTLDNKSPHSVQLLARYWKITQGSGEHQEVRGKGVVGQQPLIGPGQRFRYTSRAILQTPVGTMEGAYTLLDTSTQRSFDVEIAPFRLATPLAIH; this is encoded by the coding sequence GTGAGCGTACTTGATATCCATGTCTCTGTAGTGAGCCACTACCTGGCGGAAGAATCGAATGCTGCCCAGGGGCGCTATGTGTTCAGTTACCGTGTCACCCTGGATAATAAGAGCCCGCACAGCGTGCAGCTACTGGCGCGCTATTGGAAGATCACCCAGGGTAGCGGTGAGCATCAGGAAGTACGTGGCAAGGGCGTGGTTGGCCAGCAGCCCCTGATTGGCCCGGGGCAGCGCTTTCGCTACACCAGCCGGGCGATTCTGCAGACACCAGTCGGTACCATGGAAGGCGCCTACACCCTGCTGGATACGTCTACCCAGCGTTCTTTTGATGTTGAAATCGCTCCCTTTCGGCTGGCAACGCCGCTGGCGATTCACTGA